One region of Priestia megaterium genomic DNA includes:
- a CDS encoding O-antigen ligase family protein, protein MNSLTMFIKERNKTVLILFSVLISIFLVAFLSFVAYKNFLIGVGMFAVILLGSIMLLLLNFSGIKKTLIILFFFTLAFNIEFPLYPFNGGFSASHPGGLRGALVINQFFLILLALFPVFLKEVTDKHLASHRQLSSLEIVLFVSFTLVSIISFFFADNKPAASYTVVRLIFMTLFVFMMLKLNFSSIWDFFLKGVMLLLPVQFGIGITQYITGQYAGFRILGESKNPFRAETVFGAAEKGLSGTLGHPGILGAFLTLVMPFLLLYYLNSEKKTKIRSGLVFFSILLCASLIILTNARTSIVIMLATFFLGFVGTSIIRYRTDEPANKLLWYLSIFTLAILTFVFVFSDALIERFGDSDLLYQASYRGNLSVISWSIITDNFKNFFLGVGPNNYTDTVATMGSGFAYTQPVHNMYLLLFAEGGIFFALCYVSLLGTVLFKMTTVIVQKGKHSYYALAVAISIINIFLYNFTGWANNNNQTFILFVIICIFSIKIYEEHKQTRLGQL, encoded by the coding sequence ATGAATTCTTTAACTATGTTTATAAAAGAACGTAATAAAACAGTACTTATTCTATTTAGTGTTTTGATAAGCATCTTTCTTGTTGCTTTTTTATCATTTGTTGCTTATAAAAATTTTTTAATCGGAGTAGGTATGTTTGCTGTTATTTTGTTAGGCTCAATCATGCTCCTTTTACTCAATTTCTCAGGTATTAAAAAGACATTAATTATTTTATTCTTTTTTACTCTAGCTTTTAATATCGAATTCCCTTTATATCCATTTAATGGAGGATTTTCTGCAAGTCACCCGGGGGGATTAAGAGGAGCTTTAGTTATCAATCAGTTTTTTCTAATACTTCTTGCTTTATTTCCGGTCTTTTTAAAAGAAGTTACAGATAAGCATTTAGCTTCGCACAGACAATTAAGTTCTCTAGAAATTGTATTGTTTGTATCATTTACATTGGTTTCAATTATCTCCTTTTTCTTTGCAGATAATAAACCAGCAGCATCTTATACTGTTGTAAGGTTAATATTTATGACGCTTTTTGTATTTATGATGCTTAAATTAAATTTTTCTTCTATATGGGACTTCTTTTTAAAAGGGGTTATGTTACTTTTGCCAGTACAATTTGGAATTGGAATTACTCAATATATTACTGGTCAATATGCGGGCTTCCGTATACTTGGAGAAAGTAAAAACCCATTTCGGGCAGAAACTGTATTTGGTGCAGCTGAAAAAGGTTTAAGTGGTACGCTCGGGCACCCTGGTATATTAGGTGCTTTTTTAACGCTTGTAATGCCTTTTCTTCTTTTATATTATTTGAATTCAGAAAAGAAAACAAAGATCAGAAGTGGTTTAGTGTTTTTCTCAATTTTGCTGTGTGCATCGTTAATCATATTAACAAATGCAAGAACGTCAATTGTAATTATGTTAGCAACTTTCTTTCTGGGATTTGTAGGAACATCCATTATTCGGTATAGAACGGATGAGCCTGCAAATAAGCTGCTGTGGTATCTATCTATTTTTACGTTGGCCATTTTAACATTCGTTTTTGTATTTTCAGATGCTTTGATAGAGAGATTTGGAGACTCAGATTTATTATATCAAGCGAGCTATAGAGGGAATTTAAGTGTTATCAGTTGGAGTATTATAACTGATAATTTTAAGAACTTCTTTTTAGGAGTAGGCCCTAATAATTATACAGATACAGTAGCGACAATGGGGAGCGGATTTGCGTATACTCAGCCCGTTCACAATATGTATTTATTATTATTTGCTGAAGGCGGTATCTTTTTTGCTTTGTGTTATGTGAGTCTATTGGGGACTGTGTTATTTAAAATGACAACAGTAATTGTTCAAAAAGGTAAACATTCATACTATGCATTAGCAGTAGCCATAAGTATAATCAACATCTTTCTTTATAACTTTACTGGCTGGGCAAATAACAACAATCAAACTTTTATTTTATTTGTGATAATTTGTATATTCTCTATAAAAATTTATGAAGAACATAAACAAACAAGGTTGGGACAGTTATGA
- a CDS encoding polysaccharide pyruvyl transferase family protein — translation MTLGTNFLSVVDIGSEITLVGYYGMDNFGDDLMLKSLLDEFEKHDLKVNILAYREVSWLSTEAYPNVKVWIWPDSKLGKFQLFKKASQNSKAVFWGGGTCFTDEDGDGYFKYMLYAKLLGKKVGYLGVGIGNLSKTSRLFKTKKLINISSILTFRDKTSLKKASNWKKKSSKASIELVEDPANQTLEVLASSLPVKTNNNSLVLAWRDLSDYSNTTIGAELLPVSEMAIKLCEDHEMNRIVIMDTDSVRDKELSISLKESIEKLNSNISVEYNDCTNYEEKLAVINESKVVFTSRLHVAVAAKYLNKECFVYNYSPKISYFVQEEGNNKIQLIDKDLTIKSA, via the coding sequence ATGACTTTAGGAACTAATTTTTTAAGTGTTGTTGACATAGGTAGTGAAATTACTCTTGTAGGTTATTATGGTATGGATAATTTTGGCGATGATCTTATGTTAAAGAGTTTGTTAGATGAATTCGAAAAGCATGACTTGAAAGTCAATATTTTAGCTTATCGAGAGGTGAGCTGGTTATCAACAGAAGCCTACCCTAATGTGAAGGTCTGGATTTGGCCCGATTCCAAGCTCGGGAAATTTCAGCTTTTTAAAAAAGCTTCCCAAAACAGCAAAGCAGTTTTTTGGGGCGGGGGCACCTGCTTTACGGATGAAGATGGGGACGGATATTTTAAGTATATGCTTTATGCAAAGCTGTTAGGCAAAAAAGTTGGTTATTTAGGGGTAGGGATCGGTAATCTTAGCAAGACTTCAAGATTATTTAAGACTAAAAAGCTTATTAACATTTCCAGTATTTTAACGTTTAGAGATAAAACATCGTTAAAGAAAGCTTCAAATTGGAAAAAGAAATCATCAAAAGCATCAATTGAGCTAGTAGAAGATCCTGCAAATCAAACATTAGAGGTATTGGCGAGTTCTTTGCCAGTGAAAACAAATAATAATAGTCTTGTATTAGCATGGCGTGACTTAAGCGACTACTCAAATACTACAATAGGTGCTGAATTATTGCCTGTATCAGAAATGGCTATTAAATTATGTGAAGATCACGAAATGAATAGAATCGTAATTATGGATACTGATTCCGTGAGAGATAAAGAGCTGAGTATCTCTTTAAAAGAAAGCATTGAAAAGCTTAATAGTAATATATCTGTTGAGTACAATGACTGTACAAACTACGAAGAGAAACTTGCAGTAATAAATGAAAGTAAAGTAGTTTTTACTTCTAGGTTGCACGTGGCTGTAGCAGCTAAGTATTTAAATAAAGAATGTTTTGTATATAATTATTCTCCTAAGATTAGTTATTTTGTTCAAGAGGAAGGCAATAATAAAATTCAGCTGATTGATAAAGACTTAACTATCAAATCGGCTTAA
- a CDS encoding WecB/TagA/CpsF family glycosyltransferase has protein sequence MTTNQVKLFDINFDNLTMLEAINKIEDTVENNKKNNQYSYVVTPNVDHIVNTYKDEKFKQVYDNANLILVDGMPIVQASKVLKSELKEKVSGSDLTPELFKLAQKKQFKVFIFGSREGVADLAIEKIQKDFNYDFPIKGFSPPFGFEKDPTVLQECIQKIVDYQPDMLLVSLGSPKGEFFIYNHLSELKVPVSLQIGASIDFIAGTVKRAPVWMQKSSLEWFYRFIKEPKRMFRRYFINDSLFFKIFIQEYVGKKRGN, from the coding sequence TTGACAACTAATCAAGTTAAATTATTTGATATTAATTTTGATAATTTAACCATGCTAGAGGCTATTAATAAAATTGAAGACACAGTTGAAAATAATAAAAAAAATAACCAATATAGTTACGTTGTTACTCCAAATGTTGACCATATTGTAAATACTTATAAGGATGAAAAATTCAAACAGGTGTACGATAATGCAAACTTGATTTTAGTAGATGGGATGCCTATCGTGCAAGCATCTAAAGTATTAAAGTCTGAATTAAAAGAAAAAGTATCTGGTTCAGATCTAACTCCAGAGCTATTTAAATTAGCTCAAAAAAAGCAGTTTAAAGTTTTTATTTTTGGTTCTAGAGAAGGTGTAGCAGACTTAGCAATAGAAAAAATACAAAAAGATTTTAATTATGATTTTCCAATTAAGGGTTTTTCACCTCCTTTTGGATTTGAAAAAGATCCTACTGTGCTGCAAGAATGTATACAGAAAATTGTAGATTACCAACCTGATATGTTACTAGTGTCTTTAGGTTCTCCAAAAGGAGAATTTTTCATTTATAATCATTTATCAGAACTAAAGGTACCTGTTTCTTTACAGATAGGTGCATCAATTGATTTTATCGCTGGTACTGTAAAAAGAGCACCTGTATGGATGCAAAAGTCCAGTCTAGAATGGTTTTATCGTTTTATCAAAGAACCTAAACGCATGTTTAGAAGATACTTTATAAATGATAGTTTATTTTTTAAGATTTTTATTCAAGAATATGTTGGGAAGAAAAGAGGTAATTAA
- a CDS encoding tyrosine-protein phosphatase yields MIDLHCHILPGVDDGAKDIASSIEMAKQAISQGIHTIVATPHHQNGKYINEKASIEQQVGLLNQVLEERELPLTILPGQESRIFGEMVEEYRASRVLTLNNTGKYIFVEFPSSQVPRYTEQLLFNLQSEGLTPIIVHPERNSRLIEEPDLLYNFVSRGALTQLTASSLAGDFGKKIKKFSHQLIETQLTHFIASDAHNVTGRSFRMQEALSIVEREYGIDLVYQFNENAVCVVEGKTCFIEPPERIQRKKFLGIF; encoded by the coding sequence GTGATAGATTTACATTGTCATATATTACCTGGTGTTGATGATGGTGCAAAAGATATAGCATCGAGCATTGAAATGGCTAAACAAGCAATCTCACAAGGGATTCATACTATTGTCGCTACACCTCATCATCAGAATGGAAAATACATAAATGAAAAAGCAAGCATTGAGCAGCAGGTAGGCTTATTAAATCAAGTGTTGGAAGAACGGGAGTTGCCTCTAACCATTTTACCTGGTCAAGAGTCGCGTATCTTTGGAGAAATGGTGGAGGAATATCGTGCTAGCCGAGTTCTTACGCTAAACAATACAGGTAAATATATATTCGTAGAGTTTCCATCTAGTCAAGTGCCACGATATACAGAACAACTTTTATTTAATCTTCAGTCAGAAGGGCTTACACCCATTATTGTACATCCAGAGCGAAACAGCCGTTTAATTGAAGAACCTGATCTTCTATATAATTTTGTTAGCCGAGGGGCATTAACACAATTAACCGCTTCTAGTCTAGCGGGTGATTTCGGTAAGAAAATTAAAAAGTTTTCTCATCAATTGATTGAAACTCAACTAACTCATTTTATTGCTTCAGATGCTCATAATGTAACTGGAAGGTCTTTCAGGATGCAAGAAGCGTTAAGCATAGTAGAAAGAGAGTACGGCATCGACTTAGTGTATCAATTTAACGAAAATGCAGTATGCGTGGTAGAAGGGAAAACTTGTTTTATAGAGCCGCCAGAACGAATTCAGCGCAAGAAATTTTTAGGGATATTTTAG
- the galU gene encoding UTP--glucose-1-phosphate uridylyltransferase GalU encodes MKKIRKAIIPAAGLGTRFLPATKAMPKEMLPIVDQPTIQYIVEEAIESGIEDIIIVTGKGKRAIEDHFDYAPELENNLVEKEKFELLEKVRQSSNVEIHYIRQKEPKGLGHAVWCARKFIGNEPFAVLLGDDIVQAETPCLRQLMDEYENTLSSVIGVQTVADEQTHRYGIVDPISKEGRRYQVNTFVEKPAAGTAPSNLAIMGRYVFTPEIFMFLEQQEVGAGGEIQLTDAIQKLNEIQRVFAYDFKGTRYDVGEKLGFIQTTLEFALQHEEMRDELLEVMTSIIERESKKKVNIN; translated from the coding sequence ATGAAGAAGATACGTAAAGCTATAATACCAGCAGCCGGTTTAGGAACCCGCTTCTTACCAGCCACAAAGGCAATGCCAAAGGAAATGCTGCCAATCGTTGATCAACCTACTATTCAGTACATAGTGGAAGAAGCAATTGAGTCTGGTATTGAAGATATTATTATTGTAACGGGCAAGGGAAAACGAGCGATTGAAGATCATTTTGATTATGCGCCAGAGTTAGAAAATAATTTAGTAGAAAAAGAGAAGTTTGAATTATTAGAAAAAGTTCGTCAATCTTCAAACGTAGAAATTCATTATATTCGACAAAAAGAACCAAAAGGGTTGGGCCATGCTGTGTGGTGTGCTCGTAAATTTATCGGAAATGAACCATTTGCTGTGTTATTAGGCGATGATATTGTCCAAGCTGAAACGCCTTGTTTAAGACAGTTAATGGATGAATATGAAAACACATTATCTTCTGTAATTGGCGTTCAAACTGTAGCGGATGAACAAACGCACCGTTATGGAATTGTAGACCCAATTTCGAAAGAAGGAAGACGCTATCAAGTAAATACATTTGTTGAAAAGCCAGCAGCAGGTACTGCACCTTCTAATTTAGCAATTATGGGGCGCTATGTATTTACACCAGAAATTTTCATGTTCTTAGAACAGCAAGAGGTAGGTGCAGGCGGTGAAATTCAATTAACGGATGCGATTCAAAAGTTGAATGAAATTCAGCGTGTTTTTGCTTATGATTTTAAAGGTACGCGTTACGATGTTGGAGAGAAATTGGGTTTCATTCAAACCACGCTAGAATTTGCACTGCAACATGAAGAAATGAGAGATGAATTACTGGAAGTGATGACTTCTATTATTGAACGAGAAAGTAAGAAAAAAGTGAATATTAATTAA
- a CDS encoding flippase, with protein sequence MSLKKKLASSKNKNLLDISVLWISQFGAVGIAFFTQLLLARILKVEDYGSFSSAINIVTILGGAAAFGAGSNWLRAFGVEGWKAHRWVRPTIKINLIIASIVIIGLLVSTYYMSVSDSTKILTIIFISILLSLTFSTAAEAVYQLEEKYQKLSLLKFSVQGLRFLVVLAASFIGANLLFIGVGYALGAFILIYVYFRIIRRLYKRKVELKGHAQYENRAIDDKTSTKTAFKYLLPYGSTIVFYSIYFQSNIFIIGLMSGEESVALYNVAFTILNVIYLFPTTFYQSYLIPKVHRWGENNEEKMSLLFKQGSKIVLTIGIIIMLAVAGCASFVVPLLFGERYAEASLILMLLSITIPFRLLCNNLGSILVTEKHVVKKAYYQMTGAIVSIVLNVVFINLWGVYGAAFATIITEFIVMILFVVGVNSYVPAIKNHKWKNTKKFTNLLLVTTLLVIYYFYVLSKDVTAFEFFIPIVVIGMFLIYSLVKLIKNDLIVSVKKLLL encoded by the coding sequence ATGTCATTAAAGAAAAAGTTAGCTAGTAGCAAAAATAAAAATCTCCTAGATATCTCTGTTCTATGGATATCCCAATTCGGAGCTGTGGGCATAGCCTTTTTCACCCAATTATTATTAGCACGCATATTAAAAGTAGAAGATTACGGTTCGTTTTCTTCAGCTATTAATATTGTAACTATTCTAGGAGGGGCAGCTGCCTTTGGAGCTGGATCGAATTGGTTACGCGCCTTTGGAGTTGAGGGATGGAAGGCACATAGATGGGTAAGGCCTACAATTAAAATTAATCTAATAATTGCAAGTATCGTTATTATCGGGCTACTAGTTTCTACGTACTATATGTCTGTATCGGATTCAACGAAAATCCTTACAATTATATTTATTTCAATTTTATTATCTTTAACTTTTTCAACTGCCGCTGAGGCTGTATATCAATTGGAAGAAAAATATCAAAAACTTTCTTTGCTAAAGTTTTCTGTACAGGGTTTGAGATTTTTAGTAGTACTCGCTGCTTCATTTATTGGTGCAAACCTGTTGTTCATTGGGGTAGGTTATGCATTAGGTGCTTTTATATTAATTTATGTTTACTTTAGAATAATAAGAAGATTATATAAACGAAAAGTAGAATTGAAAGGACATGCGCAATATGAAAATCGGGCCATAGATGATAAAACTAGTACGAAAACAGCATTTAAGTATTTATTACCTTATGGTTCAACAATTGTCTTTTATTCTATTTACTTTCAAAGCAATATATTTATTATAGGTCTAATGAGTGGAGAAGAAAGTGTTGCACTATATAATGTAGCCTTTACCATATTGAATGTTATTTATCTGTTTCCTACCACTTTTTATCAAAGTTATCTAATTCCTAAAGTTCATAGATGGGGAGAAAACAATGAAGAGAAAATGTCTCTGTTATTCAAGCAGGGAAGTAAAATTGTTTTAACAATTGGGATTATTATTATGCTTGCAGTTGCAGGTTGTGCTTCATTTGTCGTTCCATTGTTATTTGGAGAGCGTTATGCAGAAGCAAGTTTAATATTGATGCTTTTATCGATAACGATTCCATTTAGGTTACTTTGTAATAACCTTGGCAGTATTTTAGTGACAGAAAAACATGTGGTAAAAAAAGCATATTATCAAATGACAGGTGCAATAGTAAGTATTGTTTTAAATGTTGTTTTCATTAACCTTTGGGGGGTTTATGGAGCAGCTTTTGCAACAATTATTACAGAATTCATTGTTATGATTTTATTTGTAGTAGGTGTAAATTCCTATGTGCCAGCAATTAAAAATCATAAATGGAAGAATACTAAGAAATTCACCAACCTACTGCTAGTTACAACATTATTAGTTATCTATTATTTTTATGTTTTGTCTAAGGATGTAACTGCCTTTGAGTTTTTTATACCAATTGTAGTAATTGGTATGTTTTTAATCTATTCACTAGTTAAATTAATAAAAAATGATTTAATTGTTTCAGTTAAAAAACTTCTACTTTAA
- the manA gene encoding mannose-6-phosphate isomerase, class I yields the protein MKQPLFLKPLFQQRIWGGTKLNELYGYDIPSNQTGECWAISAHPNGQNVVGNGELQGKTLGQLWEEKPEVFGCFESDRFPLLIKILDANDDLSVQVHPDDEYADEYENGELGKTECWYIIDCVEDAEMIFGHHAKSQAELVKLIEEGNWNHLLQRVKIKPGDFFYVPSGTIHALCKGTLVLETQQNSDTTYRVYDYNRLGQDGQLRELHLNKAIEVTTVPHVAEKVEPAIAKVNGGTITTFVEEDYFTVYKWDVQSSLELTHGAHFILASVIKGDGILVIEGDEFSLKKGDHFILPNGIDNFSIKGNLELIASHPNNKGGRNYDMASTAREMANI from the coding sequence TTGAAACAACCATTATTTTTAAAGCCCTTATTCCAGCAAAGAATTTGGGGGGGAACGAAGTTGAATGAGCTTTATGGCTACGACATTCCTTCGAATCAAACAGGCGAATGTTGGGCTATTTCAGCTCACCCAAATGGTCAAAATGTTGTTGGAAATGGTGAATTACAAGGAAAAACATTAGGACAGTTATGGGAAGAAAAACCAGAAGTCTTCGGTTGTTTTGAGAGTGACCGGTTTCCACTATTAATTAAAATCTTAGATGCAAATGATGATTTATCCGTACAAGTTCATCCAGATGATGAATATGCAGATGAGTATGAAAATGGTGAGCTAGGTAAAACAGAATGTTGGTATATTATTGATTGTGTAGAAGATGCAGAGATGATTTTTGGCCATCATGCAAAGTCACAGGCTGAACTAGTCAAATTAATTGAGGAAGGAAACTGGAATCACCTTTTACAAAGGGTAAAGATTAAACCGGGAGATTTCTTCTATGTTCCAAGTGGTACAATACATGCTTTGTGTAAAGGAACATTAGTACTAGAAACTCAACAAAATTCCGATACCACATATCGTGTATATGACTATAATCGTCTTGGTCAAGATGGACAATTACGTGAACTTCATTTAAATAAAGCAATTGAAGTTACCACAGTTCCACACGTAGCAGAGAAAGTAGAACCTGCAATTGCAAAGGTAAATGGAGGCACAATTACAACATTTGTAGAGGAAGATTATTTTACTGTTTATAAGTGGGACGTTCAATCCTCCTTGGAATTAACCCACGGTGCGCACTTTATATTAGCAAGTGTTATTAAGGGGGATGGAATACTTGTTATAGAAGGAGACGAGTTTTCTTTGAAGAAAGGTGATCACTTTATCTTGCCGAACGGAATAGATAACTTTTCTATTAAAGGAAATTTAGAATTAATTGCTTCACATCCTAACAATAAAGGAGGACGTAACTATGACATGGCAAGCACAGCTAGAGAAATGGCTAACATTTGA
- a CDS encoding glycosyltransferase has translation MKKILFITNLIPYPLDNGGKIKSYNTIVALSKIYNIDLLCFANSQDELKHVDALNDITDNVNVVVKTLVRSSSKSAFIKDYASSLFSAWPYSINKFYDNRFKEYLLTYIKKNTYDFIYVDHLPMMVYNKHFNDIPILLDQHNVESLIFKRFIETESSPVKKILGSYEYSKLKKFEIQSMHESSQIICLSKNDQQEFHEFGVSKEKLSVLPIHIKLNKRYEPKKHEGGKFKLLFLGSMSWYPNQNGLKWFMENVWPKLEQSEYELYIVGSKPPAFIQSYHNGENVFVTGYVDDVDEYIELCDISIVPLFVGSGQRVKIIESFAKGIPVISTSIGAEGLLWENGKEILIADDSDEFMNKLNTIKSNPNMLKDLSVNAMNTFETHYSSDKLPRKIEKIIQRMDIKG, from the coding sequence ATGAAAAAGATTCTTTTCATCACAAACCTCATTCCTTACCCGTTAGATAATGGTGGGAAGATAAAAAGCTATAATACAATCGTAGCTTTATCAAAAATTTACAATATTGATTTACTTTGCTTTGCTAATTCACAGGATGAGTTGAAACATGTAGATGCTTTAAATGATATTACTGATAACGTAAATGTAGTTGTTAAAACTTTAGTTAGAAGCTCCTCTAAATCAGCTTTTATAAAAGATTATGCAAGCAGTCTTTTTAGTGCGTGGCCTTATAGTATTAATAAATTTTATGATAATCGCTTTAAAGAGTATTTGTTAACTTACATAAAAAAGAATACTTATGATTTTATTTACGTTGATCATTTGCCGATGATGGTATATAACAAACATTTTAATGATATTCCCATATTATTAGATCAGCACAATGTAGAAAGCTTAATCTTTAAGCGTTTTATTGAAACAGAAAGCAGCCCTGTAAAAAAGATACTAGGGTCTTATGAATACTCAAAATTAAAAAAATTCGAAATTCAATCTATGCACGAATCCTCTCAAATTATCTGCTTAAGTAAAAACGATCAGCAGGAGTTTCATGAATTTGGAGTTTCAAAAGAAAAATTATCAGTTTTGCCCATTCATATAAAATTAAATAAAAGATATGAACCTAAAAAGCATGAAGGCGGAAAATTTAAACTATTATTTTTAGGGTCCATGTCATGGTATCCCAATCAAAATGGCTTGAAATGGTTTATGGAGAATGTATGGCCAAAGTTAGAACAGTCGGAATACGAGCTTTACATTGTAGGGAGTAAACCACCTGCTTTTATTCAGTCGTATCACAATGGAGAAAATGTCTTTGTAACTGGCTATGTAGATGATGTAGATGAATATATAGAGTTATGTGATATCAGTATTGTACCTCTTTTTGTAGGAAGCGGACAGCGTGTAAAAATTATTGAATCTTTCGCAAAAGGTATACCTGTAATCTCTACGTCAATTGGTGCGGAGGGACTTCTCTGGGAAAATGGAAAAGAAATATTAATAGCAGATGATAGCGATGAGTTTATGAACAAATTAAATACTATAAAGTCTAATCCAAATATGTTAAAAGATTTATCAGTGAATGCGATGAATACATTTGAAACACATTATTCATCTGATAAGTTACCGAGAAAAATAGAAAAAATCATACAAAGAATGGATATAAAAGGATGA
- a CDS encoding sugar transferase, with amino-acid sequence MVGNKAVSDTSVARQYPNVIVNNSMSFQFAKRTLDIVLTIVGLILLSIVFLIISIAIKIEDPKGPVLFSQKRIGKDGKEFNMYKFRSMVTDAEAKLQELLKHNETSGAMFKMKNNPRITKVGRFIRKTSIDELPQLFNVLKGDMSLVGPRPPLPREVAEYNEYHKQRLLVTPGCTGMWQVGGRSNIGFEEMVELDLYYITNQSNLLDCKIILKTFKVLFGSNDAF; translated from the coding sequence ATGGTAGGAAATAAAGCTGTTTCAGATACATCTGTTGCTAGACAATATCCAAATGTAATAGTAAATAATAGTATGTCGTTTCAATTTGCTAAAAGAACCCTAGATATAGTGCTTACTATTGTGGGGTTAATACTTCTTTCAATAGTTTTCTTAATAATTTCCATAGCGATAAAGATTGAAGATCCTAAGGGGCCTGTTTTGTTTTCACAAAAAAGGATCGGTAAAGACGGTAAAGAATTTAATATGTATAAGTTTCGCTCAATGGTTACAGATGCTGAAGCGAAGCTCCAGGAACTATTGAAACATAACGAAACAAGCGGCGCTATGTTTAAAATGAAAAATAATCCTCGTATAACTAAAGTAGGAAGATTTATAAGAAAGACCAGTATTGACGAATTGCCTCAGTTGTTTAATGTGTTGAAAGGCGATATGAGCTTAGTTGGTCCTAGACCACCTTTACCTAGGGAAGTTGCAGAATATAATGAATATCACAAACAGCGTTTACTTGTAACTCCGGGCTGTACAGGTATGTGGCAAGTGGGAGGCAGAAGTAATATTGGATTTGAAGAAATGGTTGAATTAGATTTGTATTACATAACAAATCAAAGCAATCTGTTAGATTGTAAAATAATATTAAAAACATTTAAAGTACTTTTTGGCTCCAATGATGCTTTTTAA
- a CDS encoding sugar phosphate nucleotidyltransferase: protein MKTILLSGGSGKRLWPLSNDARSKQFLKVLEDDNQELQSMVQRVWKQLENVGLADSAVLATSKSQVDMIHSQLDNKADLIVEPCRRDTFPAIALAATYLYSVQDTGLDEVVAVLPVDPYVENRFFNRVKDLENAVHGSDAQLALIGVKPTYPSAKYGYIVPANSENTNDYLPVNRFTEKPSEDKAATLIDEGALWNCGVFAFKLGYVISILEEKGLPTKYDELLKQYEGLPKISFDYEVVEKAEEIVVLPYDGYWKDLGTWNTLTEEMATSQIGKGVISEDSKNIHLINELDIPVTVLGASNLVVASSPDGILVSDKEASPRIKELVGEFDNRPMYEERRWGWYRVLDYTKFEQEKEVLTKRIGVDAGKNLSYQLHDYRDEVWTIIKGEGEFILNDKLLTVKPGDVLQIKSGDKHAIKASTDLEIIEVQTGSQLIEEDIVRLFMTWEEITEHILSLKKA from the coding sequence ATGAAAACGATACTTTTATCAGGTGGTTCAGGAAAAAGACTATGGCCTTTATCAAATGATGCTAGATCTAAACAATTTTTAAAAGTGTTGGAAGATGATAATCAAGAATTACAATCTATGGTACAACGGGTTTGGAAACAATTAGAAAATGTTGGGTTAGCTGATTCGGCAGTATTAGCTACTAGTAAGTCACAGGTAGACATGATTCATAGTCAGTTAGATAACAAAGCTGATTTAATTGTAGAACCTTGTCGTCGAGATACTTTTCCAGCTATCGCTTTAGCTGCTACATATTTATATAGCGTACAAGACACAGGGCTAGATGAAGTGGTAGCTGTGTTACCTGTAGATCCTTATGTGGAAAATCGCTTTTTTAACCGTGTAAAAGACTTAGAAAACGCTGTACATGGTAGTGATGCTCAGCTTGCGTTAATAGGAGTAAAACCAACTTATCCTTCAGCTAAATATGGCTATATTGTACCTGCAAATAGTGAAAATACAAACGATTATTTGCCAGTAAATCGTTTTACAGAAAAACCATCTGAAGATAAAGCAGCAACTTTGATTGACGAAGGTGCGTTGTGGAATTGCGGAGTATTTGCCTTTAAATTAGGCTATGTTATTTCAATTTTAGAGGAGAAAGGGTTGCCAACTAAATACGATGAGTTGTTAAAACAGTATGAAGGGCTTCCTAAAATCAGTTTTGACTATGAGGTAGTAGAAAAAGCAGAAGAGATTGTTGTTCTTCCATACGATGGATACTGGAAAGATTTAGGTACTTGGAATACATTAACAGAAGAAATGGCAACAAGTCAAATTGGTAAGGGTGTTATTAGCGAGGACAGTAAAAACATTCATTTAATTAATGAACTTGATATTCCAGTTACCGTGTTAGGGGCTTCTAATTTAGTTGTCGCATCTAGCCCAGATGGTATCTTGGTTTCTGATAAAGAAGCTAGTCCAAGAATTAAAGAACTAGTGGGAGAATTCGATAATCGTCCTATGTATGAGGAGCGTCGTTGGGGTTGGTATCGAGTATTAGATTATACGAAGTTTGAACAAGAAAAAGAAGTCCTAACAAAACGAATTGGTGTAGATGCTGGTAAAAACTTAAGTTATCAATTACATGATTATCGTGACGAAGTATGGACTATTATTAAAGGTGAAGGGGAGTTCATCTTAAATGATAAGCTTCTTACAGTGAAACCTGGTGATGTTCTTCAAATTAAATCAGGGGACAAGCATGCTATAAAAGCTAGTACTGATTTAGAAATCATTGAAGTTCAAACAGGCTCACAATTAATTGAAGAGGATATTGTCCGCTTATTCATGACTTGGGAAGAAATAACTGAACATATATTGAGTTTAAAGAAGGCTTAA